Sequence from the Spartobacteria bacterium genome:
GAGATAGGAATCGCTGATATGCGGGAGCAATGCCCCATATTTAATCATTGGATCGAACCCCTTGAAGTGCTAACGGAGAACAATAGTGAAATTGAAGTGTGGACATCAGGCCTATCAGACACGCGCTGTGGAAGCGGTGGCGGACTGTTTTAAAGGGCAGCCAAATACGGTAAAAATCGAGTGAAGTTCCAATGATTGGAACTTCTCCAGATAAAACTTCCAATGATTGGAACTTCTCCAGATAAAACTTCCAATGATTGGAACTTTTTGACGGCGGGGTATTTAGGCCGTTTGTAAGCTTTTTATGAAGCGGGCGATGCGTTCCACTGCGATTTTAAGATCGTTCATGGAGGTGGAGTAGGAACAGCGTATGAAGCCTTCGCCGCAGGCGCCAAAGGCGGTGCCGGGGACGACGGCGACGGATTCTTCGTCCAGCAGGCGCACGGCAAACTCATGACTGGTCAGGCCGAACGGTGTGATATCCGGGAATATGTAGAATGATCCTTCCGGTTTGAAGCAGTGCAGTCCGATTTCGTTGAAGCTATGGTAGATGAAGTTTCTGCGCCGACGGTATTCACTGCGCATCTGTTCGGCGTCGTCGAGTCCTCTTTCGAGGGCTTCCACAGCGGCTTCCTGACTGGGGGTGGGCGCACACATCACGGTATACTGATGGATTTTCATCATGGCTGCCACGAGGGGCGCGGGGGCGCAGGCATAACCCAGGCGCAGTCCGGTCATGGCCCATGTTTTCGAAAAGCCATGCATGAAGATGGTTCGTTCGCGCATGCCCGGCAGGGAGGTAATGGTTGTATGTGCTCGTTCGTAGCTGAGTTCGGCATAGATCTCATCGGCGATGACGATGAGGTCATGGGCTTTAGCGACGTCGGCAATATCTTGCAGTTCCCGGGAGGTCATGGTGGCTCCGGTGGGATTGTTGGGGAAATTGATTAACAGTGCCTTGGTGCGCGGTGTGATGTTGGCTTCGAGCTGTGCACGGGTCAGTTTGAACTGGTCTTCGATGCGTGTGTTGATGACCACGGGAACGCCGCCGGCCAGGCGGATGATCGGGCCGTAGGATACGAAGGCGGGTTCATGATAAATGATCTCGTCGCCGGGATTGGTAATGGCCCGCACGGCGATATCGAGTGCTTCGCTGACGCCGACGGTTACAACGATTTCGTTTTCCGGACAATAGTCGACGTTGTAGTGCTGGTTGACATATTTAGCCAGTGATTTGCGCAGTTTAAGCATGCCTAGGTTAGACGTGTAACTGGTTGCACCTTTTTCAATAGCAAAAATAGCGGCTTCACGGATGTGCCAGGGGGTATCGAAATCGGGTTCTCCGATGCCGAGGCTGATTACATCGCTCCGTGCTGAAACAATATCGAAAAAATCGCGGATCCCGGATCGCGGGATACCCTGTACTACTTTGCTTATTTTGTCTTTAAGGGCTGACTTTGAGTCGTTCATATTCCTCACCTTTTTCCATCAG
This genomic interval carries:
- a CDS encoding aminotransferase class I/II-fold pyridoxal phosphate-dependent enzyme, which gives rise to MNDSKSALKDKISKVVQGIPRSGIRDFFDIVSARSDVISLGIGEPDFDTPWHIREAAIFAIEKGATSYTSNLGMLKLRKSLAKYVNQHYNVDYCPENEIVVTVGVSEALDIAVRAITNPGDEIIYHEPAFVSYGPIIRLAGGVPVVINTRIEDQFKLTRAQLEANITPRTKALLINFPNNPTGATMTSRELQDIADVAKAHDLIVIADEIYAELSYERAHTTITSLPGMRERTIFMHGFSKTWAMTGLRLGYACAPAPLVAAMMKIHQYTVMCAPTPSQEAAVEALERGLDDAEQMRSEYRRRRNFIYHSFNEIGLHCFKPEGSFYIFPDITPFGLTSHEFAVRLLDEESVAVVPGTAFGACGEGFIRCSYSTSMNDLKIAVERIARFIKSLQTA
- a CDS encoding DUF4276 family protein — translated: MNNHRETAPPKRLDKWSRNGKFPKTTSGIAIANEIGIADMREQCPIFNHWIEPLEVLTENNSEIEVWTSGLSDTRCGSGGGLF